TGCTAACTTTGCTGGTTCATTCGGATTATCTATTGGACAAAATGGTTGTGCGGGTATTTATCCTGCTATGCTAGCTATGATGATTGCACCAAGTGTAGGTATCGATATTGACTTGCCATTTATCTTATCTGTAATAGGTGTCGTTGTCATTAGTTCATTTGGTGTAGCCGGTGTAGGTGGCGGTGCAACATTTGCTGCTATACTTGTTCTTTCTACATTGAATTTACCAATTGCTTTAGCTGGTGTATTAATATCAGTTGAACCACTTATTGATATGGGTAGAACAGCATTAAATGTTAATGATTCAATGTTAGCTGGAACAGCTACTGCTAAAATCACTGGACAATTAGATGAAGAAAAATATAATGAAGAAGACTTCAATGAATTAGGAGAGTCTTATTAATATTTAAATACTGTATATAAAAGGCAAACTGCGATAATCATAAGCATTATCAAGTTTGCCTTTATTTATTAAAAAACTTATTAATACAGTCGGAATAATATTGAAAGCAAATAAGTACAATGATAAAGTGTTATTAAGGAGTGTGGACACGATGAGTAGAGATTTATTTATTAAAAATGAATTCCAGAAAAAATGGGTCGACAAAATAGAGAATCATAAAGAAGCATTACAGAAACATGCAGAGGAAAATGATTTGAATTCAGAATTTCCATATGAAAATATTAATTGGCTAATAGAAGAAGGATACACAAAAATTGTACTTCCAAAAGCATATGGTGGAGAAGGCGCAACACCAGAAGATGTCATTTTATTTCAAGAAACATTAGGTAAAATGGATGGTGCTACAGCTTTAGCAATAGGTTGGCACATGGGTGTAGTCGGACAAATTTATCAAGAAAAATTATGGACTAAAGCATTATTAGATGAATTTGCTCAAGAAGTTATGAATGGAGCAATTGTTAATAGAGCTGTAAGTGAAGCGGACACTGGTAGTCCGACGAGAGGTGCAAGACCAAGTACACACGCTGATCGAGAAGGAGAACACTATATAATCAATGGTGTGAAAACATTTACGACAATGAGTCAAAGATTAACGCACTTTTTAGTAGGAGCATATGTTCCTGAAAAAGAAGCGTTAGGATTCTTTTTAATTCCTAGAGATGCAGAAGGCTTATCAATTGCTGAAAATTGGAATATGGTTGGCATGCGCGCTACTGAAAGTCATGATTTAGTATTAAATGATGTTAAAGTTCATGAAAAATATTTAGTAGAAGTTGCTAATGGACCAAGAGGAAACAATATAAATCCTTGGAATCTTCACATACCTGCAGTTTATTTAGGGATAGGTCAAGCAGCACGTGACTATGCAATAGATTTTGCGAATGAATATAGCCCAGGAAGTGTTGAAGGTGTTATAGCTGATATTCCAGCAGTACAACAAAATATAGGTAATATGGAATTAGAGTTAACGACAGCAAGACATTATATTTATAGCGTGATTGATAAGTATTTAAATCCTTCAATAACGGATGCACAAATAGATGTTGAACTTGGAGCAGCTAAACATGTTGTCGTGAATCATTCGATTAAAATAATCGATATTGCAATGAGAATCGTAGGCGCGAAAAGTTTGCAAATGGAAAGACCTTTACAAAGGTATTATAGAGATATTCGTGCTGGCTTACATAACCCACCTATGGATGATGTAACTATTACGAAATTAGCTAAGAAAGCTAGAGAAGAAAGAAGCAATGCTCAATAATCAAAAAAGACGAAAAATTAACATTAAATAATTTTTCGTCTTTTTTATTATTATAATCCGGTGTTTTGCGTAGCCTTTAATCGTTTTTTACGTCTAGGTTTCATACCAATCGACATGTAAAGTACGACAATGAGTATCACGATCATGCCGATGAGTTGCCAAATACCAAAAGGAACTTTCAACCATAGAACAGAAGAAATAACAGCCGTGACAGGTTCAAGCACACCAAATAATGCAGTTGTTTGAGGGCTTATATATTTCACACTTTCTAAATACATCCAAAATGCGAACATCGTTCCAAAGGTAATGACAAAACTAAAGTAAATAGCCCCTTTTAAATCAAGCAAATACCATGGGAATGAGAAATCTAAATTGATTATAGACAATGCGATGCCACCTATAAACATGGACCATCCTATTACAACGAGCGACGGCCAATTCAAAAATAATTTCACTGCGTAAACTGTGTAAAAAGCAGCTGCACAAGCTGTTAATAATCCCCAAAAAATCGCGTTTGGAGGAACTGATAAAGTTGAATAGTCACCATTTGTTAAAAGTAAGCTTGTACCAAATAATGAACATAAAATAATCATAATATCTGTCCATCTAAATTTACTTTTTCTAGCCAAAAGTAAATAAATCAATATCACGACAGGTGCCAAAAATTGTAGGAGCGTGGCAATCGCAACATTTCCTTTATCAATCGTAGCCATAAAAGTATATTGCACACCTAACATACCAAATAAGGCATAAATGATAAGTTGTAATAAGGCATGTTTAACTTTGAAAATATGTAATAAAGATTGTTTCTGGATGAACTTAGCAATTAATAATAAGAAAAATCCACTTAAAATTAATCGTACAGCTACAAATAAAGAAACAGGCAAACTATATTCGGTAAAGAGCTTCTCTGTAACAGTGCCACCTAATCCCCAAAATGTAGCACCAAGCATAACGAGCAAGGTACCTTTCAACTGATTATTTTGCAATGATAGTCCCCCCAATTCTAAATGATGTTAATTAATTTTAGCATTGGAAATATTAAGAAACAATAAGTTGAAATTCTTTTGCTTGCAATTTCATATTACGCGTTCTTATAATGAACATAATGAGTTTGAAGAGAGGTTACTACATGAAATTCATGTTAATATCGGTAGGTATACTTGCAACTGTTCTAGGTTTTATAGGCGCAGTGTTGCCTTTACTACCAACAACGCCATTCATATTATTGGCAGTATTTTGTTTCGCAAAAAGTTCTGATAGATTTCATAGTTGGCTTGTAAGTACTAAAGTGTATAAAGAATATGTAGAAGATTTTCAAAAATATAGAGGTTATACGTTAAAGAAGAAATTCGAATTGTTAATAAGTGTATATATCGTAGTAGGTTTTTCAATTTGGATGATCGATCATTTTTATATTAGAATTGGATTATGCATTATGCTATTTTTCCAAACAGTCGTCTTATTTACTTTTGTTAAAACATTGCCTGCCAAAAATAAATAGTTTTCATATTCTGTCGATGAAGTTTATAACTTTGTGGACAGTTTTTTTTTATGGATTATTTTGCGAGAAGCAGATTGTAAAATAAATGAATCGTTAAAATAAAATGTAAATTAAAAAATGTTATTGCTATAAGTGATTAAGGGTTATATAATAAACAGAGATGAAAATGAGAGTCATTATCAATTGGGAGGACAATTATGAGAAAAATTTTAATGCTAGTTATGGCTTTAGCTTTGATGGTTGCTGCATGCGGGAACAAATCAGAAGATAAAGATAGCAATAGCAAGACTAAATCAAGCAAAGAAACAGTGAGCTATAAATTAGATGACGGGAAAAAAATAGATATACCGAAGAAACCTAAACGTATTGTTGTTTTAGCACCATCATATGTTGGTGGATTATTACATTTAGGCGTTAAACCAATAGGGGTTCCAGCTTCAACAGAGCAAACACCGATTCTTAAAGATAAAATTAAAGACATTAAGAAAGTCAGTGAAGATAATGTTGAGCAAGTTGCAGAATTAAAACCAGATTTAATCATTACATATAATGCAGATAAAAACTTAAAAAAATATGAAAAAATAGCACCAACCATTCCATATGATTACGTAAAACATAACTACTTAGATATGCAAGTAGAACTTGGTAAATTAGTAGGTAAAGAAGATCAAGCCAAAAAATGGGTAGAAAAATGGAAAAAAGAAACAGCTAAAGACGGTAAAGAAATTAGAGAAAAAATCGGTGAAGATACAACAGTTTCAGTTATTGAAGCATTCGAAAAAGATATTTACAGCTATGGTGAAAACTGGGGTAGAGGAACAGAAATTTTATACCAAGCATTTGATTTGAAAATGCCTGAAAGTGTAGAAAAAGACGTTAAGAAAGATGGTTGGAAAAAAATATCTCAAGAAGAAATTGAAAAATACTCAGGAGACTATTTATTCTTACCATTAACTAAAGGAAAAGCTAAACCAGAATTCACTAAGACAGAATCTTGGAAATCTATACCTGCAGTTAAGAATGACAAAGTAATAGAATTAGATGCACAAACATTCTGGTACAATGATCCGTACTCATTAGAAATGCAACGTAAATACTTAAAAGAACAATTACTTAAAAACGCTGATAAATAAAGTGTTATGAGGTTGAACAATCCAGTCTCAAATATAAATATACAAAAACAGAGAAAATCCTGGGAGAACAAGGATTTTCTCTGTTTTTTCTTTCGGTATAATCAAAGCTATTTAGTTTCTTTTACGTATTGATCATTAATTGTATAAATAGTTAAACCTACGATATTTTTATTGTGTTTTGAGAATGGTAAGCTTGCTAAATATCCTACGATAAAAGCTATGAAGAAACCGATCACGGATACTGTAAATGGTGTGATTTCAGTTTTTCCAATAAAGTAAGATACGATTGCTGCTACGATTAATCCGATTATAACACCATACGTATTTGCTCTCTTAGTAAAGATACCTACTGCAAATACTCCGGCAATTGGTACTCCGAATAATCCGGTTACAAGTAAGAATAAATCCCATGTCTCGTTTGTTTCTTGATTGATTAAGTATAATGATGCTAACGTACCAAAAATGCCTGCGATAATGATGATGATTCTAGCTAATAGCACATCATTTTTAGAGTTGTTATTTTTAGAAAATCTTTGTTTCAAGTCTACTACAACACAAGCTGAAATTGAGTTCAAGCTTGATGAAATTGTAGATTGTGCTGCCGCGAATATTGCTGCTATTAATAATCCTCCAACAAATGGTGGTATTTGTGTCAAAATGAAATACGGTACGATTGCTGAAGTGTTAAATCCTTCTGGTAATGAAGAAACATTATTATAAAAAGAATACAGTACTGTTCCCATTCCATAGAAAATTGGAATTGTAATAAGAGCTAGAAATCCGTTAGTCCATAATGATTTATTTGTTGATGATATAGAACCAGTTGTTTGATAACGTTGAACGATATCTTGACTGGCTGTATATTGATGTAAGTTATTAAAGATAGAGCCTATGAATATAATTGGAATGGCAGCTGCAGCTGTTCCAAATTTCCAATTCTCTACTGATATCAATTTCTTATCTTGCATAGCTTCTTGTGCGATCGTTGCAAAATTTCCGTCGATTTGAAATGCGCCTAAGAAAATCACGGCAACGGCACCACCGATTAAAATAATCCCTTGAATAACATCACTCCAGATAACCCCTTCGATACCACCCATAAATGTATAAATCATACAAAGTAATCCTACTAATGCAGCGATTAAATATGGATTAATATCTGAAACTGATGTAATGGCGAGTGTTGGTAAATAAATAACGATTGCAACACGACCAATGTGGAATAAAGTAAATGCGAGTGAACCGATGACACGCATAACGATGCCAAATCTTTCTTCTAAATATTCGTAAGCAGTTGTAACATCCAACTTTCTAAAGAACGGAATATAGAAGTATATAAGTAAAGGTATAATAGCTATGATTGCTATATTACCTGCCGCATATGACCAATCCGTATTAAATGCTCTTTCAGGTGTTCCCATATATGTAATAGCACTTAAAGTTGTCGCATATATAGAGAAACCTACTGCCCAAGCTGGGACTCTCCCTTTTGCCTTGAAAAATGCTTCTGTATCTTGCCCGGCTCTTTTCGAGAAATATACACCGATGAATAACGTTATTAATAAATAGATGCATAACGCTATCCAGTTTCCTGTACCAAAACCTACTTCATTCATAGTATGACATCCCCTTCGTTCATCAATAAATTATAAGTTGTATTTAGAAACGAGTTCTTTAACTTTTTCTAATGAATCATCGTCTAATGGTGCTAATGGGCGTTTTACAGAGCCAGCTTCAATACCTTTAGTTGATAGAACAGCTTTTAATGTTGGATAGATACCTAAAGCTAGGACTTGCTCGATGATATCGTTTGTTTCGTGTTGGCGTTCATATGCTTCTTGAATGTTTCCTTCTTTTGCTAAGTTGAAAATTTGTCTAGCACGACGACCGTTAATGTTATAAGTAGATCCAATTGCACCATCTACACCTGAAACAGCTGCTTGTATGAGCATTTCATCAAATCCAGAAAGTATAAGTTTATCTGGGAATGCTTTTCTAATTCTTTCTAATAAGAAGAAGTCAGCTGCAGTGTATTTAATTCCAATAACTTTTTCATTTTTAAACAATTCATCAAACTGTTGAATAGATAAGTTAACACCTGTTAAAGCAGGTATAGAATAGATAATCATATCGTTACCAGTTGCTTCAATTATTGCATCGTAATAATATTTGATTTCTTCAAAGTTGAATGGATAGTAGAAAGGTGTAACAGCTGATAAAGCATCATAACCTAATTCAGTCGCATATTGACCTAATTCAATGGCTTCTTTTAAATCCAAGGCACCAACTTGTGCAATAAGTTTTATTTCATTGCCAGCTTCATCTTTAACAATTTCAAATACTTTTTTCTTTTGAATAGTGTTCATTAAGAAATTTTCTCCAGAACTACCGTTTACATATAAGCCATCAATTTTTTGTTCTTCGATATTTTGACGAATGATTTGTCTTAATCCTGATTCTAAAATATTTCCCTCTTCATCAAATGGTACTAATAACGCTGAATATAAACCTTTCATTTAAAAAACTCCTTTTTATTTATATATTGATAATATTGTCAGACCAATTTATAATCATATTGTAAGCGAATACATTTGTCTATGTCAATCGTTTTTATTATTTGTCATGGCAATTATGATAAAATAAATTATTAAAGGGAGGTAGAAAATCATGATGAAACGAACATCGTTAGTTGATGTAGCAGTAGAAAATTTAAAAGAATATATAGCTGAACATCAATTTGAAAATGGGGATAAACTGCCTTCAGAGAAAATGCTTATAGACCAATTAGGTGTTAGTAGAACTGTAGTAAGAGAAGCTATTAGTCGTTTGCAACAAAGTGGACTTATTCAAGTTAAGTCAGGAAGCGGTATGTTTATTACAGAGAAAAATAAACATTTATCTATGTTATTTGAGTCACATATGAAAGTACACGGCTTCAAAATAAAAGAGTTGTTAGAAGTTCGTAAAATATTAGAGCTAGGTGCGATACGTCTACTCATCGAAAATGCAATTCCGATAGATGCCAATAAGTTAAAAGAAATAAATGAAGTTTATTATAAATCTATAGAGCATTCTCAAAAATTAGCTCAATATGATTCAGCTTTTCATGAAACGATTATATTATTCACGGAAAATCAAACGTTAATTACAATGAGTAAAGTTATCAAAGAGTACTTTGTAAAAAATCAATTCAATCAAGTGGTTGATAAGGAAGATATCAAAAAATCTTATAAAGAACATAGGGATATTATACAAGCAATAGAATCGAGAGATTTGTCTTTAGCACATACAATTATTAATAAACATCTGTCTCGAGTTATTGAATGGATAGAAGAATTGGAGCAAAAATGATGGGAAAATTAAATAAAATTGAAGTTCAAAGTTTAAAGACTCAAGTTTTACAAGAAATCAAACAATATATTTTAGATCAAGGTTTAACTGAAGGGGATAGATTACCGACAGAAAGGGCATTTACGGAAATGTATGGCGTCAGTCGATCGGTTGTAAGGGAAGCGTTGAGTTATCTTGAACATACTGGTGTTATCGAGACGGTACAAGGTAGAGGCACGTTAATTAAAGCACCTGATGTTTCCAGTTTAGTAGAAGGTTTCTTATTTAGTTTCCGAGTTGCGAATGGATCGAAAAAAGATTTGCTCTCGCTAAGAATTATTTTTGAATGTGCTGCTATCGAAGAAATCGTAAAATTAAATAAAGACATCAGTCAGATGAAAGCTATCGTTAACGAAGATGTTACAAATCATTATGAGAACGATAAAGCATTCCACCAATCTATTTTGCATTCGACTGGCAATGTATTGTTTGAACAATTGAGTTCAGTTATTCATTCATATTTTTATCATATTGAAGAAGAAGGGCAGGATATAGATTATATTCAAACAAACGAAACACATAAACAAATTGTAGATGCCATATCGAATAAAGATGTTAAATTAGCGAAAGAACTCATGACACAGCACTTGTCTAAATAGGAGGATATTATGAAAATTGCAATTGATATTGGAGGCACTTTTATAAAGTCTGGTGTTATAGATAAATCTCAAAGCTTACATGGTTATCAGAAAGTAAAGACACCTCACAATAAAAATGGTGGTATTCTTCAAGAGGTTATACGCATCATTCAAGATTATAAAGAAACCTTTCACTTAAATAACCCAGATGTTGGTATTTCTACAGCAGGTGTGGTTGATTCTGAAAAAGGTGAAATTACATATGCAGGACCTACAATTCCATATTATAATGGCACAAATTTCAAAGAATCTTTAGCAGATATAGCAGGAAATGTTGTGATAAATAATGATGTTTCTAGTGCATTGCTAGGTGAATTGTTAGAATATCGTACAGATGTAAAATCTATATTTTTAATGACAATAGGTACTGGTATCGGGGGCGCTTATTACGAAGATAAATTACTAGAAGGCAAACAATATAGAGCATGTGAAATTGGATACTTATTATATGATGAACAAACTGATAAGACATATGAAGATAGAGGGTCAACTACCGCTTTGAAAGCATTAATTCAAGAACATTATAAAGAAGTTGTCACGGTTGAAAATTTATTTGATAGAGCATATGAACAAGATGACAAAGCGCTGAAAATATTAAACGAATGGGCTAAATATGTTGCTGAAGGTATTGCTCAAGTTCAAATAATGTTTGATCCAGAAGTCATATTAATTGGTGGCGGTATTTCTAAACAGGAAGGGAAATTAATAAGTTTAATTGAACCATTTATCGATAATTTCCTTCCAGAAGCATATGGGCATGCAAAAATAGAAACAACTTCTAAAGGTAATGATTCGGCACTCTATGGAGCAGTCTCAACATTTTTCGATTAATTGTTAACTTATGTTACGAATAGGTTAACAATGTGGTATAATTTACGATATCTTAATATTAGGAGTGAAGAAAGTGAAGACTAAAGATATCGTTATGATAGCAATGTTTACAGCTTTTATTGCAGTAATGGCATTCATACCACCGATACCATTACCATTTATGCCAGTGCCAATTGTATTACAAAATATTGGAATTATATTGGCTGGCTGTTTACTAGGCTATAAGAGAGGTACATTGAGCGTTGTTATATTTTTACTACTTGTAGCTACTGGTCTACCGTTATTATCTGGAGGAAGAGGCGGCTTAGGTGTATTCTTCGGACCTTCTGCAGGTTATCTATTTGGGTATCCAGTTGTGGCATTTTTAATAGGTTTATTGATAGATAAAAAATGGAATAAGCTAACATTTACATATGCATTAACCGTTAATATCATTATTGGTGTGTTATTACTCAACTTAGTTGGTGGTTATTTCATGGGAGAATTCATGAATATATCAATTTCTAAAAGATATATACTAGCAGCTACTTTCCTTCCTGGGGATATTGTTAAAGCAATATTGGCAACTATGTTATTATTTAGTTTGAAGAATATACCTGAAATTAAAAGGTTAAGAAAAACTTAATGAGGTGACTTAACATGGTTTCATTTATAGACATAGTAACAGATGGAGACATATTGAATGAGACAGATCGATATATCCAATATCATACTTTGAATAAACGTATTCAGTATGACTCTAATAAAATAGTGTACAAAGTTATACCTGATTTAAATACTTTTAAAAAAGACGAACAGATGTTGAAAACGTTACATGAGCAACATAAACAACCTTTTCTAAAATTTGTGTTTCCTGAAAATCATTCAATAGATTCTGAATTAGAAGGATACTTAAAAGAAAATGGTTATGAATATAGTTGGATTGAATTATACATTAATGTAGATAAAGATTTTGTGAGTAAAGATAATGACGATATAGATGTTGTAACAACTAATGAAGATAATCTTGTAGATTTTTTAAATGTATCTTATGAATATGATAAGAAGTACGGTACAGATTATGCAGAACTTAAAATTGAAGTGAGTAAAAAACAATTATATGAAGATAATCCTGTACAAGTATTATCATATTATCAAGGCAAGCCAGTTGGTACATTACTCATTTGGAACCATGAGAAATATGTAGAATTAGATAGTTTTACAGTAAGAGAACCTTATAGAAAGCTCGGTATCGGTACTAAGATGCAAGCTTTCGTTGCGGACTTTGCTCAAGACAAGCCGATTATATTAGTAGCAGATGGAGAAGATACCGCAAAAGATATGTACAAGAAACAAGGTTATGTATATAGTGGCTATCAATACGAAGCTTTAAAAGAAAATGAATAATAAATAAGCGCCTACTTTACCTTTATAGGGTTTAGTAGGCGCTTAGTTGTTTGATTCATTTAAAGACTTCTAATGATTCTTTCTGAATGACTATAAACGTTGAAGCTACCGTCTCTAATAAAACCGACAGATGTGATATTTAAATCGTCTGCTAAGTCAATTGCTAAGTTAGTAGGTGCGGATTTAGACAGAATAATGCCTACGCCAATTTTCGCAGCTTTAATCAATATTTCCGAGGAAATACGACCACTAAAAATGAGCACTTTATTTCGAATCGGAATATTGTATTCTATACAGTGTCCATACAATTTATCGAGAGCGTTGTGTCTGCCGATATCTGAGCGATGTTCATAAAAGTTATCACCATCACTGATTGCCGCATTGTGTAATCCACCGGTTTCTTTGAATGTTTTGCTTTCTGTATGCAGTTTATCCATCATTGAGATAATTTGTTGTGGATTTATTTTTAACTTTGAATGAGATATTTTGGCTGTAGCAGCATCGTTATTAAAATAGAATTCTCTACTTTTTCCGCAACATGATGAAATCATTCTTTGTGTGTACTTTTTATAATTAGGATCTATTATTTTAGTTAATTCTATATGTGCAAATCCTTTTGAATCGTCTATTGTGATTCTTTTGATTTCATCTTTTTTCATGATGACGCCTTCTGATGCTATAAAACCTATAACGAGTTCTCTTAAATTATTTGGAGAACATATGATTGTCGCAAACTCTTCACCGTTTATCATGATTGTGAGAGGAAATTCTGTAACGTAGCAATCGGTTGTTTCTATAAACTTATTGTTTTGATATTTTAAAATAGGTTGATTGTAAGCCATATTATGCTTCATAAGAATTCCTCACTTAGTCATTAATTAATATATATTAATTTTACTGTTAAAAGAAGCATATATAAAGTGAAAGCACTTTCGAACGATGCAATAAATGTGTAGGGGATATCCCTTGTTTTATAAATAAGCTATATCAATTAAGGAGTATTTGTGAAAAAATAAACACAAGGCTTTCATTAATATATTGAAAGGTGTAAATTAAGTTTATACATATTTTACATGAGAGAGGAACGAGAAAATGAAAAAGTTATTAATATTTGCCGTAGCATTACTTCTTGTATTAGCTGGTTGTAGTACGGAATCTAATCAGGATAAAGCTAAAAAAGAAACTGAAAGTAAGACTTTAACAGTTTCGGCAGCAGCAAGTTTAACAGATGTATCGAAAGCGCTAGAAAAGGAATTCAATAAAAAGCATCCTAATACGCATATTAAATTTAATTATGGTGGTTCAGGAAGTTTACGTAAACAAGTAGAGGCTGGAGCAGATGTAGACGTGATAATGTCAGCAAATACATCAGATGTCGATAAACTACAAGATAATGATAAAGTATCTGAAGTTTATGATTATGCTAAAAACAAATTAATTATTATAAAATATAAAAATTCTGATATAAAAGAATTGAGAGATATTACTTCACCTAAAAAAGTGGCTCTTGGAGAAGAAAAAAGTGTGCCAGCAGGCCATTATGCTCTTGAGTATATGAAAA
This portion of the Mammaliicoccus vitulinus genome encodes:
- a CDS encoding acyl-CoA dehydrogenase family protein, which codes for MSRDLFIKNEFQKKWVDKIENHKEALQKHAEENDLNSEFPYENINWLIEEGYTKIVLPKAYGGEGATPEDVILFQETLGKMDGATALAIGWHMGVVGQIYQEKLWTKALLDEFAQEVMNGAIVNRAVSEADTGSPTRGARPSTHADREGEHYIINGVKTFTTMSQRLTHFLVGAYVPEKEALGFFLIPRDAEGLSIAENWNMVGMRATESHDLVLNDVKVHEKYLVEVANGPRGNNINPWNLHIPAVYLGIGQAARDYAIDFANEYSPGSVEGVIADIPAVQQNIGNMELELTTARHYIYSVIDKYLNPSITDAQIDVELGAAKHVVVNHSIKIIDIAMRIVGAKSLQMERPLQRYYRDIRAGLHNPPMDDVTITKLAKKAREERSNAQ
- a CDS encoding DMT family transporter; the protein is MQNNQLKGTLLVMLGATFWGLGGTVTEKLFTEYSLPVSLFVAVRLILSGFFLLLIAKFIQKQSLLHIFKVKHALLQLIIYALFGMLGVQYTFMATIDKGNVAIATLLQFLAPVVILIYLLLARKSKFRWTDIMIILCSLFGTSLLLTNGDYSTLSVPPNAIFWGLLTACAAAFYTVYAVKLFLNWPSLVVIGWSMFIGGIALSIINLDFSFPWYLLDLKGAIYFSFVITFGTMFAFWMYLESVKYISPQTTALFGVLEPVTAVISSVLWLKVPFGIWQLIGMIVILIVVLYMSIGMKPRRKKRLKATQNTGL
- a CDS encoding YbaN family protein; its protein translation is MKFMLISVGILATVLGFIGAVLPLLPTTPFILLAVFCFAKSSDRFHSWLVSTKVYKEYVEDFQKYRGYTLKKKFELLISVYIVVGFSIWMIDHFYIRIGLCIMLFFQTVVLFTFVKTLPAKNK
- a CDS encoding ABC transporter substrate-binding protein, which produces MRKILMLVMALALMVAACGNKSEDKDSNSKTKSSKETVSYKLDDGKKIDIPKKPKRIVVLAPSYVGGLLHLGVKPIGVPASTEQTPILKDKIKDIKKVSEDNVEQVAELKPDLIITYNADKNLKKYEKIAPTIPYDYVKHNYLDMQVELGKLVGKEDQAKKWVEKWKKETAKDGKEIREKIGEDTTVSVIEAFEKDIYSYGENWGRGTEILYQAFDLKMPESVEKDVKKDGWKKISQEEIEKYSGDYLFLPLTKGKAKPEFTKTESWKSIPAVKNDKVIELDAQTFWYNDPYSLEMQRKYLKEQLLKNADK
- a CDS encoding sodium:solute symporter, which produces MNEVGFGTGNWIALCIYLLITLFIGVYFSKRAGQDTEAFFKAKGRVPAWAVGFSIYATTLSAITYMGTPERAFNTDWSYAAGNIAIIAIIPLLIYFYIPFFRKLDVTTAYEYLEERFGIVMRVIGSLAFTLFHIGRVAIVIYLPTLAITSVSDINPYLIAALVGLLCMIYTFMGGIEGVIWSDVIQGIILIGGAVAVIFLGAFQIDGNFATIAQEAMQDKKLISVENWKFGTAAAAIPIIFIGSIFNNLHQYTASQDIVQRYQTTGSISSTNKSLWTNGFLALITIPIFYGMGTVLYSFYNNVSSLPEGFNTSAIVPYFILTQIPPFVGGLLIAAIFAAAQSTISSSLNSISACVVVDLKQRFSKNNNSKNDVLLARIIIIIAGIFGTLASLYLINQETNETWDLFLLVTGLFGVPIAGVFAVGIFTKRANTYGVIIGLIVAAIVSYFIGKTEITPFTVSVIGFFIAFIVGYLASLPFSKHNKNIVGLTIYTINDQYVKETK
- a CDS encoding N-acetylneuraminate lyase translates to MKGLYSALLVPFDEEGNILESGLRQIIRQNIEEQKIDGLYVNGSSGENFLMNTIQKKKVFEIVKDEAGNEIKLIAQVGALDLKEAIELGQYATELGYDALSAVTPFYYPFNFEEIKYYYDAIIEATGNDMIIYSIPALTGVNLSIQQFDELFKNEKVIGIKYTAADFFLLERIRKAFPDKLILSGFDEMLIQAAVSGVDGAIGSTYNINGRRARQIFNLAKEGNIQEAYERQHETNDIIEQVLALGIYPTLKAVLSTKGIEAGSVKRPLAPLDDDSLEKVKELVSKYNL
- a CDS encoding FadR/GntR family transcriptional regulator, which produces MMKRTSLVDVAVENLKEYIAEHQFENGDKLPSEKMLIDQLGVSRTVVREAISRLQQSGLIQVKSGSGMFITEKNKHLSMLFESHMKVHGFKIKELLEVRKILELGAIRLLIENAIPIDANKLKEINEVYYKSIEHSQKLAQYDSAFHETIILFTENQTLITMSKVIKEYFVKNQFNQVVDKEDIKKSYKEHRDIIQAIESRDLSLAHTIINKHLSRVIEWIEELEQK
- a CDS encoding FadR/GntR family transcriptional regulator, yielding MGKLNKIEVQSLKTQVLQEIKQYILDQGLTEGDRLPTERAFTEMYGVSRSVVREALSYLEHTGVIETVQGRGTLIKAPDVSSLVEGFLFSFRVANGSKKDLLSLRIIFECAAIEEIVKLNKDISQMKAIVNEDVTNHYENDKAFHQSILHSTGNVLFEQLSSVIHSYFYHIEEEGQDIDYIQTNETHKQIVDAISNKDVKLAKELMTQHLSK
- a CDS encoding ROK family protein, which encodes MKIAIDIGGTFIKSGVIDKSQSLHGYQKVKTPHNKNGGILQEVIRIIQDYKETFHLNNPDVGISTAGVVDSEKGEITYAGPTIPYYNGTNFKESLADIAGNVVINNDVSSALLGELLEYRTDVKSIFLMTIGTGIGGAYYEDKLLEGKQYRACEIGYLLYDEQTDKTYEDRGSTTALKALIQEHYKEVVTVENLFDRAYEQDDKALKILNEWAKYVAEGIAQVQIMFDPEVILIGGGISKQEGKLISLIEPFIDNFLPEAYGHAKIETTSKGNDSALYGAVSTFFD
- a CDS encoding biotin transporter BioY, with the protein product MKTKDIVMIAMFTAFIAVMAFIPPIPLPFMPVPIVLQNIGIILAGCLLGYKRGTLSVVIFLLLVATGLPLLSGGRGGLGVFFGPSAGYLFGYPVVAFLIGLLIDKKWNKLTFTYALTVNIIIGVLLLNLVGGYFMGEFMNISISKRYILAATFLPGDIVKAILATMLLFSLKNIPEIKRLRKT
- a CDS encoding GNAT family N-acetyltransferase, translated to MVSFIDIVTDGDILNETDRYIQYHTLNKRIQYDSNKIVYKVIPDLNTFKKDEQMLKTLHEQHKQPFLKFVFPENHSIDSELEGYLKENGYEYSWIELYINVDKDFVSKDNDDIDVVTTNEDNLVDFLNVSYEYDKKYGTDYAELKIEVSKKQLYEDNPVQVLSYYQGKPVGTLLIWNHEKYVELDSFTVREPYRKLGIGTKMQAFVADFAQDKPIILVADGEDTAKDMYKKQGYVYSGYQYEALKENE